In Nymphaea colorata isolate Beijing-Zhang1983 chromosome 10, ASM883128v2, whole genome shotgun sequence, the genomic stretch GGcttcatttttctcatattcCCTGTCGATAACCACCCGCAGCTTCGAGATGTTACCCACGGAACCCCACCTTTTCTGCCCCTCGACAAACAATGGCCATCTAGGTCACGGAACCCCACCTTTTCTGCCCCTCGACAATGGCCATCTAGGTCCGAAGGCCCTCTCGCCTAATCCTTCTAAAGGCCTCGTAACATGGCCAAAAACGCCGACCAGCCCCCTTCTCTTCCCCCAAGTCGTCCGTCTCCACCCTTGTAGTGCCAAGGGAACATTCTTGTTCGGTTCACAAGGAACGtaaaaaagcataaaaaggggaacccttttcctttttaagagGCACATCGAAAACAAAGCCAAGATGGCGAGTCTCGCCCACCAAGCTAATTTTAACTAGCCATATGCTTTGTAATAAAAGAGACATTCGCATATTATAACATGGTGCAATTTGATTAACATTTCTTACTTGTCACCCTACTTAATTCAATTTAATCTATTCTCAAAAGACAGTTAAATGGTAAAACCTACAACTAGTGAAGTTTAAATGTGGAGATAACGCAATCCTTTCCGTTGTGTCTCTTCATTAATGCAACCTAAGATGCTTCGCATCAATTCGAATATTATTTAACTATATTcgatatatgtaaatataaaaaaaataaaatttattatataCACTACAACATGATGAAACAAACATACACTACTGAAGTTTTATATAATGAGAATATATGACCATTTATTTTATagaattaaatttaaaaaaaatgtcatctCATTCAGACCATTGAGATAACTCGCCCAAGTTAGCTAGGTGGAtagtaatcaatctcatattcaTCAGTCCCGAGCTTGCCACCCTGAATCTTGATAGTACTGCAGAAGGTAAATGTAAATTGACCTTCAGGTTCGGAGCTTAAGAAGACATTTCTCAGGGCCTAATAGTAGACATGCGGGCTTATCgtaacatatttttttccatgtcaTTTTGCGACAAGGATCTAATGGAAGTTGACAGCAATGCAAATCAGCAAGTTCTTTTGATGACAAACCGGACAAGGACATCAAAATTATCCATAACGGAAAGGTGTTTGTTGTAACTGATATTCATGATCTAAGTGAGgatatcagaatgatacttgatcaCAAGAGAACTACTGAAAGATTGAATGCTTTTATATGTATAGGAAATCAAAATTTGCAAAATAAGGATAAAGGCTGAAACTATCTTCCTGCCTTTTATGAGTCATGGTGCATGATGTAACCAATTGTATGACTTGTATATATGTCcttgtttttttactttaaatagAGTGGTGTATAAGATTTTTAGACCCCCTAAGGTCAATAACAAAGTTCACCTTATTTCTTACAACTGTTGCATCTTTACATTAACCTTCAACATTGAATGAGTCCAATTTTGTTCTCTCGAGctgatgcaatggaaatctttATTGTTGGATGCATGCCTTAACTCCTATGAGAGTCAAGATATGATCGGGCTGTCCAAATGACGGAACTCCTGCACCTCCTAAGCATACCCTTCATAGAAATTATGCTTCTTGTAGCAAGCCTTCATCCATCCCTTCCTAACGTGGAGAAGACCTCTTTCTTGAAGGAACGGATTGCTGGGACACTATCATAAATCGTCTTTGTCCATATTATTGGTGTCTCACTCATTCTGTGTGAAGAGGACTTAAGAAtaattttacattaaaaaaacgAGAAGTTGATCAACTTATATGCCCTACTATCAAATTTACTGGTTTTTAGCCATTTTTATAATATGAACCATCGCTGGCCAAGTAATAGGTTAAAATTGGTTAAAAATCCATCAAACCAAACACTTTGACTAATTTTGAGATGAGCTGTCATAATTAGTATAAAAGCCACGTCTAACACTCCTGTTCTATATAGGCGAACTTGTGTACCTCAAAGGGAGTGGATTCCAATACCCTGTGTATGTGAACAAGATTTAAGAatagtttttatttcaaattgtttgCAAAGAATCTTAAATATACAAACTTCCGAGTTTTTGGATGTCATTGTTTTCCTTATCTTAGAAATAGAAATACATTTAACCCCAAGTCAACCCCTCGTGTGTGCAttgtttgtaatttgtactACTCAGCATAAAGGCCCCACCAATAGATATCCAATGCGATTTTTCTTCCATCTAAGGTTGAAGgcactaaaaattttcaaggaTGCTGGGATCTCCAAATCTGACTCATGCTACAGAACAGCTTTTAACATTAGAGCGAAATAATGAACAACAATCTAACTATGAAGGGTCTATAGATCCAGCATTGGATGTTTCACATCATGACATAGGTATGAGCAATGCCCTTGCTATTGAAGGCAGTCCTCAGCAAGAGAATGAAgttattcatgaaaaaattccaCTTGAAAGAACTCTGCCTAACATGTCGAACTCAAGCGAAGGCAAGTATCAAGAAACTGAATACAATCTATATTCTGCCAAAAGATTATGGTTAGGATGTTCCataggaacaaaaaaatgttagaGAGGCCCTTAACCACCCTAGCTGAAAACAGGCTGTGAATGATGAAATCTCATCTCTCCTTGAGAGAAAATGGAACTTGTATCTTTTCAACATAAGATGAATTTGATTGAGTTAAGTGGATCTCTTGATGAAATTAAAAGGCTCAGTAGGTAGATTGGCATATAACCTAATAGAGGGAATAGACATTTGAgaaactttttctccttttgtgcAACTTGCAAGTATTTAACTTCTTTATTGCCCCTGTTAAATATCTGGAGATACATCATCTTGATGTCAAAAAATACTCTTCACGTGGTTTTTATTAATGAATATATTTACATGCATAACTTCCAAGCTTCCTTCATAAAGAGCATCCAACTCATGCTTGTAAACTCAAGTGTGCTCTATATGGGCGCAAACAGGTTCTCAGTACGTGGCTTGAGCAATTGAGCAGTTTCCTTCTTGAGTACAATTTCATTAATAGTGTGGCAATCTTTCTATGTTTACATATCACCAGTCtctaaaattttcactttaatgGTATACCATTGATGTTATAGCTCTGGTAGGCAGTTATAATGGCTTCATTAAACTTTCATTCAACATTTACAAAAGCCTTCCCATCAAATGCTTAGGCAAACTTCATTGTTTCTTTGGGATTGAACTCTCTTTCACCAAAATCGCATGCTTCTTTGTTAAACAAAATATTCAAAGGATATTCATGACAAAGTTTTATTTTATGAGAACAAGCCAATGATCACACTTATTATTTGTAAAAGTAGAAAATTTAGATGATCCAACCCTTTATAGAAGAATGGTTggatttttggattttttaatatctcaatATTACTCGTCCAGAGGTTCCTTTTGCAATAAATTATGTGAACCAATTTATGCATGAAGCAAAGGATAGACATTTTTTATACAGAGACATTCGATAAACTTGGAACGATACAGAGAAGTGAAGAGGATTTTTGAGGTATATCAAAAGGAGTTTTGATCTTGGTCGTTACATATCTAGTCATAGAACACCAGATTTATGTCTTCTATGGTGCTGATTGGGATGGGCGCCCAATCACAAGACACTCTGCAAATAGGTTTTGCACAAAGCAACTGTATATATTGGAGTGCTAAGAAACAAGCCATTGTCACCACTTAAAAGAGTTATGAATTCCTATTCTACAAGCCCCAATCCTTTATTGTGATAATCTGAATGCCCTTCATATGTTTTCCAACATCTTTCAGATCAGGACAAAGCATAAGGTTACCATTATGTTTGCAAAACGTTTTCTCATAGAGATTGATCACTAAATTTTTTCTTCCTGACAAACAACTTGGGAGCATTTTTGCTAAGGTTTGTTCACTACAAAATTCCTAGCATTATGCACCAAAATGGACCCTCAAAGCAGGTGCAGTTTGCAGGTAAATGATAACAGATCTGTTTCCATGCTAGCCTGTAAAATGATATGGAAGTTGGCAGCAACACAAATGAGCAACATCTTTCggtgatgacaaaatgaagaagGATACGAAAATTATCCATAACGGACAGGAAATGGTTGCATGTGAGGAAGGATATCAGTGTAATCCCTTATCACAAGGGAACTGCTGACAATATGGAGCAAAGTTTTCATATAACACAGATGATGTTAAAAGTTGTACGACTGTTGTAtatattcctttctattttttaatgaaGTAGAGTTGTATGAAGTTTTCCATCTGGATGTAGAGGCTTTAAATATGAGCCATGtgaaattcattttctttaattttcaccAAATATGGAAAGGCAGTCttatgcatgcacacacaaacactGACTTCATAAATAGGCATTATGGGGAGGCAGCGAGGGaaggaggggggagagagagagagagagaattgtgtgcatatatgcatatgtaaatCATGCATTTGACTTTTTTCTGAATATCCTCACACAGATGTAGTTGAAAAGGGTAAAATCCACTTCCAAAACCCAGGACCCAGCAACGGAAGGTACAAGATTCTGTCTCAAACATAGCCTAAGTAACAAGCTTAATCATATCTCTTAGTCCTCAACGCTTGAAGAAAGAAATTATTAGACATTAATAAAAGCCCAAAATAAATGATCGATAAGGGTTGTCAtgaaaataacacaaacataattctcaccaaagtaaAATAGAAAAGTTTCTCTCTCCCTGTGGgggtgtgtgcgtgtgtgtgcatgcgtaTGAAAGCTTGACAGTGTAGAAAAACTTGGACTTGGATAAGCTCCTCTACCAACTTCAAAAGATGATCTAACTCCAAATTATGCTTTAATATCTTATAAATTTAATGCAATGAAAATCAGATAGAGTTTCAACATCCCCAATAATTTCCAACAAGAACCACGCAGAGATCTGCTGCTCTAATATTAGTAGACAATTCAACTGGAACAGGAGTCGCAAATATGAATACCTCATCAACCAAGATAAGTTAAACAAAGTGAAACAAAGACACGTGCACTTAATAAAGAACTATTAATTACAGTAAGTTAAACGTACCTAATGAGCTCATACACTTACAACAAATGACCCGCACAAGCTCATGTAGCTCTCCATCCGTAAATAGGGGTTCTATCTCCTTTTCTTGTGtgtgtttttattattattgcaTAATGTTCCACCGGCTTAAAAGGGACTCAAGTTTTTCCTTGAGTTCTCTATAGTTTTCCCGAGAGCCGGTCAATGACTCTTACAGATAGTATACAACTTGATATCGCATAgtggaaacaaaagaaagtgcACAGCAATTAACTAGTGACTGAAAACACAAGCAGATTATGGTGTTTCTTTTTGCATATACAATTTTTCTGTAGTCTATTATCAAAAGTCATAAGCATTAAACAATGAGTGTAAGCACACTTGAAATTAGGATCAAAATAAGTCCAAGATCAACAAAATATGATGTAACTGATATACCAAGGCCTCAAGAATATGCCCCGCTGAATACAAAAGAGGATACCCTGAACTTAGTAGTATGAACACCAAATTTAGGTAAAACTACAATAAATTAAGTGACCATAGCAGGGATTAATTATGATTGTTCTCTTCCATCAAACTAATGCAATTAATAAAGATAAGGTGGATAAAACTCTAAGAAATAAAACAAGGTTCATAAAGGTTTCTAATGGATACATGAAAAATACTGGAACATAGTAACAAATGCCAGAAAAGAAGCCAAGCACGATATAATGGAAAACGTTTGCATGAACAATACTATTGTCCAATCTATACTGGAACATTAAAAAGTACTAGAAAAGAAATAAGCACGATCCATCTTCTGGTTTTCCTTGCTGTCATGCGAGAAAGTGAAGCAACTGACAATATAAGGGACATAACAGCATAGCAATCTTACTCATGATAGAATAGAGATCGACACATTTGACACTGAGAATACGCAAGACACGTATTTGACCGGGCAGTAGAAAGCTAGACAGAAATGcataaaaagggagagaaagatatGTCGAGTAGTATAAACAAAAATCAGATGGACAAGAGTTAACCGAGGATTTCGACTAAAAGCAGACTTCATCAATTTCAGAGTCCTACACGGGTTCGTCTTCTAATTTTGTCCTCGCCTTTTACTACAGGACAAATGCAACTTTGCTGAAAGTTAAAAACATAAATCTCagaaaaaaatagtagaaaTCGACGAACTCGAAGATACATCAAGCAGACAACAGAGATCTGACGAGTTATCAGTTGATCAAGTTAGAATGAAACCAACAACGGCGTATaattgaaacaagaaaaagataaatataaatGGATAAGATGAAAGAAGTAAAACATACGAGATCAAGAGGAATTTAGTGTTGAACTCGGCCAACGATTCACCGAATCGCCAAAACTAAACTTCTCACGCTAATCAGTTTGATTTATTTTCCAGGTCCATTATATATGTGCAAGttataacaaacaaaaatgcaaacaCTCAATGTTAGGCCCGAACGAAAAGAGAATCAACCAATTCAAAGACGGACTACGGGACGTTCCATGTCCGATGAATTATCCACCGATTCAAATACGGAGACAGGGCCGAAAGCACCAGAAGAATATAAACTGTTAAGGTGAAAGAAggcaaataaaaattaaagcgGTACTAATCTAGACTGCTAATGCGCTTGAATCACCAAAATGAAGCCTATGGAGGTGAAATTCAGTTAGTGACAAGGATTCGTCCTCTATAAAACTGAACTGATTGACGATCTCGGGAAATTGAACGAGCAGAAAGAAACATATCGTGTTCAGATCAAAGCGGTAAAACGAATTAGATCAGAAGGAAAATAATGATGACCTCGACTCCTTGCCCGTTTGGATTGCGAAATCACATCTCTCTCCGTGAATCTTTAAGAATTCGTGCTCTAAGAAGCGCATCCGACCGGACGATCGCCGGAATCCATCTCGGGGATCGTCCCTTTCTCATTCCTCCGATGCCGATCGGATTCGATAAGCCAGATAACCGATGCTTTCTTCCATCCAAATTTGAGAGTGAACCGCACGAATGAGGTAGGGAGAGCGCGCGTTCGAAATAGGCAATTGTGGAGGGAAAGCGCTTGGCTTACAAATGGCGCGGGTTTAATTGAGTCTGAGTCTGAGTCTGTTATCCATTTTAGGCGTTCCTCGATCCATGAATCTTGAGACCGAATTGGCGAAGGAATTGTCACTGGATGCCCCCTTCGGATTTGAACCGAGTATGTCTTATATTAGcagttataatatatatacatatatatagtgagtgagTGAATGGTAACTCTAATTGAGTCCACTCATGCAAAGAGCTGCTGCCACAGTcatgtatgtatttatatacatttatataaataagcagtgctctttatatttatatttaaaatgtaTCATATGGACATCTCTCAAACagaataataaattaaattgagTGATGactaagaaaaatataaaccaAACCGAGCCAAGCCATCTAGGTCAATGCCCATTTTTTTAATCCCGAAATTGTTGGACTTACTGTAATATGATATTAGCTACAACCGAAGAAGTTATACCGATAAATTTTCCATTCATTAAAAATATAGCTTTCTCGGTAACCCGATTTAATTTCCGATTTTTTCGGCGTAGGCCCTAAGCCCCTAACCCTTTGCGGGTCAGGCGTAAGAGTGTCGTCGTGCCGTCTCTTATTGACGTATAGAGTGTCGTCCTACCGTCACGTATAGAATGTCGTCTTACCGTCTCTTTACCGTGTCGACTCTTGTCTTGAGCAAGATTTACATAATTTTGACGTATAGAGTGTGGCCGTCCCGTCTCTTTACCGTATCGCTGTGGCGACCCAGGAATTCTCGGACCGTTGAGACAGGAGGAAGGCCCTTTTCTAAGGGATGGAAGTCTGGAACTTGGAAGACAACTCCTGGGAGGACTGAAGGCGCTCATGGCTTCGCATACTGTGTTTGTATCGTTGGCGGTGATTTTCTCTTTGCTGGCACTCTCCTATGAATCCGAAGGGAGGCAGGTGGTGAGGAGTGATGATTCCGTTCCTAGGTATCGTGGAAATCTTCCCATCAAGACCCTAGCGGTAATgcacatctctctctttttctctctgatCTTAGCATTTACGTGAAATGCTCGTCTTTTTGAGGTGGCTTGAAGAATCTAAAGATGTTTGGTTCCCAATTTAGCTGTTGTTTTTCACCGTGTTCTTTGTTGGAGTTCCTGTTATAAGAATCTTGGGGTTTCTTCCGAGCAATTTTTGCTCGTATTGCTTTCCAATAGGTTGGTCAAGGTCTGGGGCCCTCCTTCTGCCATCTTTGAGAAAGAAGCTTATTAAGAGAAACCTTTGCCCCTTTGTCTCTAGCCTTTTCTAACGATGTCATTGTTCGTATTCATTGCTGATGCTTGGCGAAGTTCCAGGAATGTAGGTGAAGATAGTGGCCTTCTGTCCATTGCTCTTAAAGGAAGAAAGAGTTGGTGTCTTGTTATTTATTCGCAATAGTGTATAGGAATCTCTTAGCTAATATGTTTGCTCAATTGCTTCGGAAAGTGCCATGGCAACTGTATCTGGTAGGGAACTTTATGACTGGTAACTTCCAGTCTTCAACTAATGAACAAGAACAATGCGATTTGTTTAACTCCAACGGGAGAAGGCATGCCTAGCGCTGACgctttcacacacacatgcacacagagTTATACACATATGTGCATGTCTTACAGCAGAACTTGAAGCATGGACTGGCCAAATGTGAGGATTTTCGATTGAATAATTTGGTGAAAGCGTCTAAGCTTGCCCAGAATCAAGAATTGAATTTGAATGCCTATAGCACTTCTCTTTGGAATATGTCAGTCTTGGACCTCTTTGTGGGTGCACCTAATTTCACTGTTGAACCTTAGGCCGTAGTTTAAAAGATGTCCCTTCACGTGCATTATAACAATGAATTATGAACGAATACAGAGTTAACATATTCAGGATGATAGTAGTTCCAAGGACGTGATATTGGCATGGAAAAAGTTTCCTATGAGTTTGCAAACCTAACTATGAAGGacattctttctttatttgcCTTGTAAATTTGTTTGCCATGAATCTTTGGGCTGATGATCATGTTATTTTCTCAGACTGCCGATGGTAACGTCGTCGACTGCGTGAAAATATATGATCAGCCAGCTTTCAGCGATCCTGTCCTTAGGAATCACAAGATCCAGGTATTCATTCTTAGTAAATTTGAAATTCTTAATCACGTTACTTACCAAGAAATATGCATGTCCTTGTCGACACCTTCATCTTTATTTTTGGACTACCGCATCTGAACACTTTCTTGGACTAGTGCTTCTTTTTTATTGGAAAACTGATGGATAATCTCTGACTAGTTTGTAACTTTGTATTGACACTTGAAGTATAATTTCTGTGTGCTTCTTGACGTTAAGAAGTTCGCCACAGGCTTATGTCTGACAAAATAAACTTTGAAATTTGACACAAAAATTTTACCATCATAATTTTCCTAGTGGTCGCTTGAATAATAAATAATTTGCCTATTATGTCTACTTTGAAATGTAAGTACACCGCCAGTACTTTTCcttgataaaacaaaaaaaatacattaggtGACGATGATCCAGCAAAACCTAAgttcctatatatataaaagaacatCTAGATGATACCTTTAGGTTATTTCTTCCATGAATATGAGGCCTCCCtctgtttctttttgttcttcactGTCTGCATGTTCATTAATTGGCTTTGATGCTTTCAACTGGATAAGGATCACTACTATCTTCTAGGTTGGTATGAATTATGTACTGCTATCTGTCTTTCAATCCCAATGCGCTTTGTAATTCC encodes the following:
- the LOC116262941 gene encoding uncharacterized protein LOC116262941 isoform X1 — protein: MASHTVFVSLAVIFSLLALSYESEGRQVVRSDDSVPRYRGNLPIKTLATADGNVVDCVKIYDQPAFSDPVLRNHKIQMRPSSYPHKKDIKGNLDDMSADIFRTSLTPVNCPYGTIPILRPMEHSPELLEYKHSQKRNPIQSKIVF